In Phaeobacter porticola, one DNA window encodes the following:
- the prpE gene encoding propionate-CoA ligase PrpE: MSYSAVYESWKANPEHFWMEAANAISWDSAPTKALTDKGDGLYEWFADAKVNTCYNAVDRHVEAGRGEQAAIIYDSPITHTKREISYVELRNRVATLAGALRAKGVEKGDRVIIYMPMIPEALEAMLACARLGAVHSVVFGGFAANELAVRIDDATPKAIIAASCGLEPGRTVHYKPLLDGAIELAEHKPDFCVIFQREQEVAELIEGRDVNWHGFQYGVEPAECVPVEGNHPAYILYTSGTTGQPKGVIRHTAGQLVALNWSMKNIYNVDPGDVFWAASDVGWVVGHSYICYGPLIHGNTTIVFEGKPIGTPDAGTFWRVISEHKVKSFFTAPTAFRAVKREDPKGEYVKKYDLSCLKQVYLAGERADPDTIVWAQDQLKVPVVDHWWQTETGWSIAANPLGVEELPTKLGSPAVPMPGYTVDILDEGGHPVAAGELGAIAVKLPLPPGTLPTLWNAEDRFKKSYLTTFPGYYETGDAGMKDEDGYLYIMARTDDVINVAGHRLSTGAMEEVLAGHPDVAECAVIGVSDSLKGQAPVGFLCLNAGCDTPHAEVAAQVVKLVREKIGPVAAFKQACVVDRLPKTRSGKILRGTMVNIADGTDWKMPATIDDPAILDEITLALQDLGYAR; encoded by the coding sequence ATGTCATATTCAGCCGTCTATGAGAGCTGGAAGGCCAACCCCGAACACTTCTGGATGGAAGCAGCCAACGCTATCAGCTGGGACAGTGCGCCAACCAAGGCCCTGACCGACAAGGGGGACGGGCTCTATGAATGGTTCGCCGATGCCAAGGTGAACACCTGCTACAATGCCGTCGATCGTCATGTTGAGGCTGGCCGGGGCGAGCAGGCCGCGATCATCTATGACAGTCCGATCACCCATACCAAGCGCGAAATCTCCTACGTCGAGCTACGCAACCGGGTTGCCACTCTCGCCGGTGCCCTGCGCGCCAAGGGCGTGGAAAAAGGCGACCGCGTCATCATCTACATGCCGATGATCCCCGAGGCACTGGAAGCAATGCTGGCCTGCGCGCGTTTGGGGGCTGTGCACTCTGTGGTCTTTGGTGGATTTGCGGCCAATGAATTGGCCGTGCGCATTGACGACGCCACGCCTAAGGCGATTATCGCCGCCTCCTGCGGTCTGGAGCCGGGGCGCACGGTGCATTACAAACCCCTTCTGGACGGCGCGATTGAGCTGGCCGAACACAAGCCCGACTTCTGCGTGATTTTCCAGCGCGAACAGGAAGTCGCCGAATTGATCGAAGGCCGCGACGTCAATTGGCATGGTTTCCAATACGGTGTGGAACCAGCCGAATGTGTCCCGGTTGAGGGCAATCACCCCGCCTATATCCTCTATACCTCCGGCACCACCGGCCAGCCCAAGGGCGTGATCCGCCACACCGCAGGCCAACTGGTGGCGCTGAACTGGTCGATGAAGAACATCTATAATGTTGATCCTGGCGACGTGTTCTGGGCGGCGTCCGATGTGGGCTGGGTCGTGGGTCACAGCTATATCTGCTACGGGCCGCTCATCCATGGCAACACCACGATCGTGTTTGAGGGCAAGCCCATTGGCACGCCGGATGCGGGCACATTCTGGCGGGTGATCTCCGAACATAAGGTCAAAAGTTTCTTCACCGCCCCGACCGCGTTCAGGGCGGTAAAGCGGGAAGATCCCAAAGGCGAATACGTCAAGAAATACGATCTCAGCTGCCTCAAACAGGTCTATCTGGCTGGTGAACGCGCGGATCCCGACACCATCGTCTGGGCGCAGGATCAGCTAAAGGTGCCGGTGGTGGATCACTGGTGGCAGACAGAGACCGGCTGGTCGATTGCCGCGAACCCGCTGGGGGTTGAAGAGCTGCCAACCAAACTCGGCTCTCCCGCCGTGCCAATGCCCGGTTATACCGTTGATATCCTGGACGAAGGCGGCCACCCTGTTGCGGCAGGCGAGCTGGGGGCGATTGCAGTTAAACTGCCCCTGCCCCCCGGCACCTTGCCCACGCTGTGGAATGCCGAGGACCGCTTCAAGAAGAGTTATCTCACCACCTTCCCCGGCTATTACGAGACCGGAGATGCCGGCATGAAGGATGAGGACGGCTATCTCTACATCATGGCGCGCACTGATGACGTGATCAATGTCGCGGGCCACCGCTTGTCCACCGGTGCAATGGAAGAGGTGCTGGCAGGACATCCCGACGTGGCCGAATGCGCCGTTATCGGCGTCAGCGACAGCCTTAAGGGTCAGGCCCCTGTTGGCTTCCTCTGCCTCAACGCCGGTTGCGACACGCCCCATGCCGAGGTCGCCGCACAGGTGGTCAAGCTGGTGCGTGAAAAGATCGGTCCCGTGGCGGCTTTTAAACAGGCCTGCGTCGTGGACCGGTTGCCGAAGACCCGCTCTGGCAAGATCCTGCGTGGCACGATGGTGAACATCGCCGATGGCACGGATTGGAAAATGCCCGCAACCATCGATGATCCGGCCATTCTGGACGAAATCACCCTGGCGCTGCAGGACCTCGGCTACGCCAGGTAA
- the glyA gene encoding serine hydroxymethyltransferase, whose product MTVTTSRDPGFFTQSLAERDPELFGSITDELGRQRDEIELIASENIVSAAVMEAQGTVLTNKYAEGYPGRRYYGGCQYVDVAENLAIDRAKQLFGCEFANVQPNSGSQANQGVFQALIQPGDTILGMDLASGGHLTHGARPNQSGKWFNAVHYGVREEDCLIDYDQVEALAVEHQPKLIIAGGSAIPRVIDFARFREIADKVGAYLHVDMAHFAGLVAAGEHPSPFPHAHVATTTTHKTLRGPRGGMILTNDADIAKKVNSAIFPGIQGGPLMHVIAAKAVAFGEALRPEFKDYQKQVRANAVALSDQLIKGGLDIVTGGTDTHVMLVDLRPKGVTGNIVDKALGRAHITTNKNGIPFDPEKPTVTSGIRLGTPAGTTRGFGEAEFREIADLIIEVVDGLAANGEDGNAAVEASVREKVAALCARFPLYPNH is encoded by the coding sequence ATGACCGTGACCACCTCCCGCGACCCCGGTTTTTTCACCCAATCCCTCGCCGAGCGCGATCCGGAGCTGTTCGGCTCTATCACGGATGAACTTGGCCGTCAGCGCGACGAGATCGAACTGATCGCGTCGGAAAACATCGTCTCCGCCGCCGTGATGGAGGCCCAGGGCACTGTTCTGACCAACAAATACGCCGAGGGCTACCCGGGTCGTCGCTACTATGGCGGCTGCCAATACGTTGATGTTGCTGAGAACCTCGCCATTGACCGCGCCAAACAACTGTTTGGCTGTGAGTTCGCCAACGTGCAGCCCAACTCCGGCTCGCAGGCGAACCAAGGTGTGTTCCAGGCGTTGATCCAGCCCGGCGACACCATCCTCGGCATGGATCTGGCCTCCGGCGGTCACCTCACTCACGGTGCGCGCCCCAACCAGTCCGGCAAATGGTTCAACGCTGTTCACTACGGTGTACGCGAAGAAGACTGCCTGATTGACTATGATCAGGTTGAGGCCCTCGCGGTTGAGCATCAGCCCAAGCTGATCATCGCTGGCGGCTCCGCTATTCCCCGCGTCATCGACTTTGCCCGCTTCCGCGAGATTGCCGACAAGGTTGGCGCCTACCTGCATGTCGACATGGCGCATTTCGCCGGCCTGGTTGCCGCAGGTGAACACCCCTCACCCTTTCCCCACGCGCATGTCGCCACCACCACCACGCATAAAACCCTGCGCGGCCCGCGCGGCGGCATGATTCTGACCAATGATGCCGATATCGCAAAGAAAGTGAACTCCGCGATCTTCCCCGGTATCCAGGGTGGCCCGCTGATGCATGTGATCGCCGCCAAGGCCGTCGCCTTTGGCGAAGCACTGCGTCCTGAGTTCAAAGACTACCAGAAGCAGGTGCGCGCCAATGCCGTGGCACTCTCGGATCAGCTGATCAAGGGCGGTCTCGACATCGTCACCGGTGGCACCGACACTCATGTGATGCTGGTCGATCTGCGCCCCAAAGGCGTGACCGGCAATATCGTGGACAAAGCTCTGGGCCGCGCCCATATCACCACCAACAAGAACGGCATCCCGTTCGACCCGGAAAAGCCGACCGTTACCTCGGGCATCCGTCTGGGCACCCCCGCAGGCACCACCCGTGGCTTTGGCGAAGCTGAATTCCGCGAAATCGCGGATCTGATCATCGAAGTTGTCGACGGTCTGGCCGCCAATGGCGAAGACGGTAATGCTGCTGTCGAGGCCTCGGTGCGCGAGAAAGTGGCTGCCCTCTGCGCCCGCTTCCCGCTCTACCCGAACCACTAA
- a CDS encoding amidase family protein: MTGTEIWQLSATELATHTRNGDITAKAAVEASLSRMAAVNPALNAVVEDLRGEALERAHALDQARNNGTTPGPLHGIPVTIKINVDQNGHATSNGVTALKDLIAPGDAPVVKNLQDAGAVIIGRTNTPEFSFRADTDNPLFGRTHNPWGRHISPGGSSGGAGAAVMAGIGALAHGNDIGGSLRFPAAANGAVTVKPGLGRVPAWNPSQSAERGMLAQNMSVQGLITRSARDLHLSMPSLIAADPRDPFHVPMPWRGASPDGPIRVAFSKETYGYDLHPEVDAALEDARAALGDAGYLVEETKLPDVFDAGRTGYRALMGEVYALMKGDVDAAGSQTVRDIFAVYFEEFPPFAGAELLQMMAKRTQYARDWSLFMQDYPLVLTPFLPQPFFKPDRDTEGATGVHEVLGCAVYSYAMNFIGLPAASVPSRLAQLPAGPQPTNIQIAAPRWREDMAVDACIAIEDRIGPMCDPLWAQMATKL; encoded by the coding sequence ATGACAGGCACGGAAATCTGGCAGCTTAGCGCAACTGAACTGGCAACACACACCCGCAACGGGGACATCACTGCCAAGGCGGCGGTAGAGGCCTCGCTGTCCCGAATGGCCGCAGTGAACCCTGCCTTAAACGCCGTCGTCGAGGATCTGAGGGGTGAAGCCCTAGAGCGCGCCCATGCGCTTGATCAGGCCCGCAACAACGGCACGACGCCAGGCCCGCTGCATGGCATCCCCGTGACCATCAAGATCAACGTCGATCAGAACGGTCACGCGACCTCTAACGGTGTCACCGCGCTGAAGGATCTGATCGCCCCAGGTGACGCGCCAGTGGTGAAAAACCTGCAAGACGCCGGCGCGGTTATTATCGGACGCACCAACACGCCCGAGTTTTCCTTTCGCGCCGACACAGACAATCCGCTGTTTGGGCGCACACATAATCCCTGGGGTCGGCATATCTCCCCCGGCGGATCATCTGGCGGCGCGGGGGCCGCGGTCATGGCAGGCATTGGTGCGTTGGCCCATGGCAATGATATCGGTGGTTCGCTTCGGTTTCCGGCGGCAGCCAATGGTGCCGTGACAGTAAAACCGGGTCTGGGGCGGGTGCCGGCCTGGAACCCAAGCCAAAGCGCAGAGCGCGGCATGCTCGCACAGAATATGTCGGTGCAGGGACTGATCACCCGATCAGCGCGGGATCTGCATCTGTCGATGCCCAGCCTGATTGCCGCCGACCCGCGCGATCCATTCCATGTGCCTATGCCTTGGCGTGGTGCATCCCCGGACGGTCCGATCCGCGTCGCCTTTTCCAAGGAAACCTACGGCTACGATCTGCACCCCGAGGTCGACGCCGCACTGGAGGACGCGCGTGCAGCGCTGGGTGATGCCGGTTATCTGGTTGAGGAAACCAAGCTGCCGGATGTCTTCGACGCCGGTCGTACCGGCTATCGCGCCTTGATGGGAGAGGTCTATGCCCTGATGAAGGGGGACGTGGATGCCGCCGGCTCGCAAACCGTGCGGGATATCTTTGCAGTGTATTTTGAGGAATTCCCCCCCTTTGCCGGGGCGGAACTGCTGCAAATGATGGCCAAACGCACGCAGTATGCGCGGGATTGGTCGCTGTTCATGCAGGATTACCCGCTGGTGCTCACGCCGTTTTTGCCGCAACCTTTCTTCAAACCTGATCGGGACACTGAAGGCGCCACAGGCGTGCATGAGGTCCTGGGCTGTGCTGTATATTCCTATGCGATGAACTTCATAGGCCTGCCCGCAGCTTCGGTTCCAAGCCGACTGGCCCAGCTGCCCGCAGGTCCACAGCCGACGAACATACAGATCGCGGCACCGCGTTGGCGTGAAGACATGGCCGTGGATGCCTGCATCGCGATCGAGGACCGCATTGGCCCCATGTGCGATCCGCTGTGGGCACAGATGGCGACAAAACTATAA
- a CDS encoding NAD kinase: protein MTMRIAFLASRAPVAQSAQAAMVARYGNVPKEEANVIVALGGDGFMLDTLHDTIDLSAPVYGMNRGTIGFLMNEYSESDLIARLMAAEQEIINPLSMVALDTEGRTHRALAINEVSLLRAGPQAAKLKISVDERQRMAELVCDGALVSTPAGSTAYNYSAHGPILPIGSDVLALTAIAAFRPRRWRGALLPSNATVRFDVLEPDKRPVIAAADSVSFANVVQVEIATQTKIRHKIMFDPGHGLEERLISEQFT, encoded by the coding sequence ATGACCATGAGAATCGCCTTTCTGGCCAGCCGGGCTCCGGTGGCGCAGTCAGCCCAAGCCGCGATGGTGGCCCGCTATGGCAATGTGCCCAAGGAAGAGGCGAATGTGATCGTTGCCCTTGGCGGCGACGGTTTCATGCTGGATACGTTGCATGATACGATTGATCTGTCGGCTCCTGTTTATGGCATGAACCGTGGTACCATCGGTTTTTTGATGAATGAATATAGCGAAAGCGACCTGATCGCGCGGTTGATGGCCGCTGAACAGGAGATCATCAATCCGCTGTCCATGGTTGCACTTGATACTGAAGGGCGGACGCATCGCGCTCTTGCCATCAATGAAGTCTCATTGCTGCGGGCTGGTCCTCAGGCGGCCAAGCTGAAGATCTCGGTCGATGAACGTCAGCGCATGGCAGAGCTGGTCTGTGATGGTGCGCTGGTCTCAACGCCTGCGGGGTCCACCGCCTACAATTATTCGGCGCATGGCCCAATCCTGCCCATCGGTTCCGATGTGCTGGCGCTGACAGCGATTGCTGCCTTTCGTCCGCGCCGTTGGCGCGGTGCGTTGCTACCGAGCAATGCAACAGTTCGGTTTGATGTGCTGGAACCCGATAAGCGGCCCGTGATCGCCGCAGCAGATTCCGTGTCCTTTGCCAATGTGGTGCAGGTGGAAATTGCGACCCAAACCAAAATCCGCCACAAGATTATGTTCGACCCTGGCCATGGGCTCGAAGAACGGCTGATATCCGAGCAGTTCACCTGA